In one Brevibacillus composti genomic region, the following are encoded:
- a CDS encoding YheC/YheD family protein, with the protein MIPSSKWSLHRFFAKHPVIRKYLPPTALYQESLLDAYLRQYDTVYIKPCSTHMGKGIMKVWKQEGGYALVKERGQTVFAPSLEALKERIGQSAGESKHIIQKGIPLSEVNGRPYDIRVMMMRNGAGKWQYAGMLAKVAGADSVITNVARGGGYVTTVRHALQQSRAVPPENVKKLIRELIDLSYQVCTHFNKYKHSSQIGIDWAVDKQGNLALIEVNFDFPSHGLFAKLSDKTYYRTIKRLRSQYLALRARRRRKKPASSR; encoded by the coding sequence TTGATACCTTCTTCCAAATGGAGTCTCCATCGCTTTTTTGCAAAGCATCCGGTCATTCGGAAGTACCTGCCTCCTACCGCCTTGTACCAGGAATCGCTGCTGGACGCCTACCTGCGCCAGTACGACACCGTCTATATCAAGCCATGCTCGACGCATATGGGAAAAGGGATTATGAAGGTGTGGAAGCAAGAAGGCGGGTATGCACTCGTCAAAGAGCGGGGGCAAACAGTCTTCGCCCCCTCGCTGGAAGCGTTAAAGGAGCGGATTGGGCAAAGCGCTGGGGAGAGCAAGCACATCATCCAAAAGGGCATCCCCCTCTCGGAAGTGAACGGAAGGCCGTATGACATCCGGGTCATGATGATGCGAAACGGCGCAGGTAAATGGCAGTACGCCGGCATGCTGGCCAAGGTGGCAGGAGCGGACAGCGTCATCACCAATGTGGCTCGCGGCGGCGGCTACGTCACCACAGTTCGCCACGCGCTGCAGCAATCCCGGGCAGTCCCGCCGGAGAATGTCAAAAAGCTCATCCGGGAGCTGATCGATCTGAGCTATCAAGTCTGCACCCACTTCAATAAATACAAGCACTCGTCCCAGATCGGGATCGACTGGGCTGTCGACAAGCAGGGAAATCTGGCCCTGATCGAAGTCAATTTCGACTTCCCTTCGCACGGCCTTTTTGCCAAGCTGTCCGACAAGACCTACTATCGGACCATCAAGCGTCTCCGGTCCCAATATCTCGCGCTGCGCGCTCGCCGCAGACGCAAGAAACCGGCCTCCTCCCGGTAG
- the mscL gene encoding large conductance mechanosensitive channel protein MscL: MLKEFKEFALKGNVIDLAVGVVIGAAFGKIVTSMVNDIIMPSVGLLLGKVDFSNLFINLGDKDYATLAEAKEAGAVTINYGLFINSIIDFLIVAFAIFFVVKQMNRFRKKEVPKKTTKECPHCVSSIPLKATRCPACTSLLSEDQVAAAKM; encoded by the coding sequence ATGCTCAAAGAGTTTAAAGAGTTTGCCTTAAAAGGAAATGTCATCGATTTGGCTGTCGGGGTGGTCATTGGCGCGGCGTTCGGCAAAATCGTGACTTCGATGGTCAATGATATTATCATGCCGTCCGTCGGCCTGCTGCTCGGAAAGGTGGACTTTTCCAATCTGTTCATCAACTTGGGGGACAAGGACTACGCTACGCTGGCGGAGGCAAAAGAAGCGGGAGCGGTTACGATCAATTACGGCCTCTTTATCAATTCGATCATCGATTTTCTGATCGTGGCTTTCGCCATCTTCTTTGTCGTCAAACAGATGAATCGCTTCCGGAAAAAAGAAGTGCCCAAGAAGACGACCAAAGAATGTCCGCACTGCGTATCGTCCATTCCGCTGAAGGCAACCCGCTGCCCCGCATGCACGTCGCTATTGAGCGAAGATCAGGTGGCTGCCGCCAAGATGTGA
- a CDS encoding nucleoside hydrolase, whose amino-acid sequence MKKVLIDVDTGIDDALALSYAVHSPELEILGVTTTFGNITVEEATRNTLQILELLGASQIPVFPGASRPLFRELKEKAKLFHGENGLGNIQLPPPRTAARREKASVYMIEQARLHPGEVTIITVGSLTNLATAIMAEPEMTKLVKRVIIMGGAVTVPGNRTPVAEANICADPEAADLVFRSGIPITVVGLDVTMQTLLTREHLETWRELGTDVSRSFAEMCQFYMDAYAKVGNVRGCGLHDPLAVGVAIDPSFVRTSPMYIAVDTSGGLSDARTIADRRSQPEFPPNADVCLEVDHAKFLAHFLQRVF is encoded by the coding sequence ATGAAAAAAGTATTGATAGATGTAGATACCGGCATCGATGACGCTCTGGCCCTCTCCTATGCTGTCCATTCCCCGGAGCTGGAGATATTGGGCGTGACGACGACGTTCGGCAATATCACGGTCGAGGAAGCGACCAGAAATACGCTGCAAATTCTCGAGCTTTTGGGGGCCAGCCAGATTCCGGTCTTCCCGGGAGCGAGCCGCCCGCTGTTTCGCGAGCTGAAGGAGAAGGCCAAGCTGTTTCACGGAGAAAATGGGCTGGGCAACATCCAATTGCCCCCGCCTCGCACGGCTGCGCGAAGAGAAAAGGCATCTGTCTACATGATTGAGCAAGCCAGATTGCATCCCGGGGAAGTGACGATCATCACGGTAGGCAGCCTGACCAACCTGGCGACGGCGATCATGGCCGAACCGGAGATGACCAAGCTGGTTAAGCGAGTCATCATAATGGGAGGGGCGGTCACGGTCCCCGGCAATCGGACGCCTGTGGCCGAGGCCAATATTTGCGCGGACCCGGAAGCCGCCGATCTCGTCTTCCGGTCGGGAATCCCGATCACGGTCGTGGGACTGGATGTGACGATGCAGACGCTGCTTACCCGGGAGCATCTGGAGACTTGGCGCGAGCTGGGGACGGATGTGAGCCGCAGCTTTGCGGAGATGTGCCAGTTTTACATGGACGCTTACGCCAAAGTGGGCAATGTACGGGGCTGCGGCCTGCACGATCCGCTCGCCGTGGGGGTCGCGATCGATCCTTCGTTTGTCCGTACCTCTCCGATGTATATTGCGGTAGACACCTCGGGGGGACTGTCCGATGCCCGCACCATTGCGGATCGCCGCAGCCAGCCGGAATTTCCCCCCAATGCCGACGTCTGTCTCGAGGTGGATCACGCCAAATTTCTGGCGCATTTTCTCCAGCGCGTTTTCTAA
- a CDS encoding nucleoside hydrolase, translating into MTKSGKTLLLIGVDSKRLLSVRLALQSPGVKLAGVAFAPSHLAEDVRQTEVLLQAAALQEVPLAVCEAAQLSPVQCSGHVGAGVRTDGAVALPLTAAELIVSQASRHRGELVVVVLGALSDLAKALAIDPELPGKLAGVVFHGGAICVPGDVTMVAEANVYADPEAAAYVLAANLPLLIVPLDATRTGSLAPEQLDRLEASIAVMAALHPELVQRERLKLSVECQSQLSRGALLADRRAIPRVGHDAEVCLEADVEQILRRAADADREDAR; encoded by the coding sequence ATGACAAAATCTGGCAAAACCTTGCTCTTGATCGGAGTGGATTCGAAGCGGCTGCTGTCCGTGCGTCTTGCCCTGCAATCCCCCGGCGTGAAGCTGGCGGGCGTTGCGTTTGCACCGTCCCATCTGGCGGAGGATGTTCGGCAGACGGAAGTACTGCTGCAGGCCGCCGCTCTGCAAGAGGTGCCGCTGGCCGTATGCGAGGCTGCACAGCTGTCGCCTGTCCAGTGCAGCGGCCATGTGGGAGCGGGCGTGCGGACAGACGGGGCTGTCGCTCTGCCCCTTACAGCAGCGGAGCTGATCGTCTCGCAGGCGAGCCGGCATCGGGGCGAACTGGTGGTGGTGGTGCTCGGTGCTTTGAGCGATTTGGCCAAGGCGTTGGCGATCGATCCCGAACTGCCTGGCAAGCTTGCCGGCGTGGTCTTTCACGGAGGGGCCATCTGTGTCCCGGGCGATGTGACGATGGTCGCGGAAGCCAATGTCTACGCCGACCCGGAAGCGGCCGCTTACGTGCTGGCGGCAAATCTTCCGCTGCTGATCGTCCCCCTGGACGCGACCCGGACCGGCAGTTTGGCTCCGGAGCAGTTGGATCGTCTGGAGGCGAGTATTGCCGTCATGGCCGCCCTGCATCCCGAGCTCGTCCAAAGAGAACGGCTGAAGCTATCGGTAGAGTGCCAGAGTCAGCTCTCCCGCGGCGCCCTGCTGGCCGATAGACGAGCCATTCCGCGGGTCGGACATGATGCGGAGGTCTGCCTCGAGGCAGATGTGGAGCAAATCTTGCGGCGTGCGGCCGACGCTGACAGGGAGGATGCGAGATGA
- the helD gene encoding RNA polymerase recycling motor HelD: MSLEDQDRRAEQERVERVVGEIARRVSYLQQHVSDIQADIVQIRRNFWDDVTVNFDDDIEAAETYASIKQQAEVLSERERVHRHAHNQLKTLKRLQKSPYFGRIDFRAEGEGEAEQIYLGIGSFLDEKEEEFLVYDWRAPVSSLYYDYSPGPAAYETPSGTIQGTMELKRQFIIRDGELLSLFDTGVTIGDELLQQVLGKQADGQMKSIVATIQKEQNRIIRDVRKRLLIVQGAAGSGKTSAALQRVAYLLYRYRGTLQSEQIVLFSPNPMFNSYISTVLPELGEENMQQTTYQEYVQHRLGDRFQVEDRFAQMEYIYTAAKEPGYEARAAGIRYKASTAWLRVIDAYLESLREHGMCFRDLKFRGRTLISAQAIAQRFYEMDASLRIPNRIRLLAEWLLGELKQLAKKEISRPWVDEAIELLDRDDYQRVYQQLRSKKQFTGETFNDFDREREMLALRVVQEHFAPLRKRVKRHAFVDHTALYRQLFEDPERVRGYMGSEELPAEWAEICRQTLESLSRMELRWEDATPFLYLRERVEGFQTHTAIRHVFIDEAQDYSPFQFAFLKRLFPHARLTVLGDLNQAIYAHATGGDDFAELAALYGEEETEKIILTRSYRSTRPIVLFTSGMIPGGDEIEPFNRDGKKPTVTRARDRADLIARISERIGELQSEGHRTIAVICKTAEESREAYEALRQTVALRLIDTETVSFEEGVHVIPAYLAKGVEFDGVILYDASREQYGREQERKLFYTACTRAMHELHLYYRGEMTPFVAALQAELYEDVQG; this comes from the coding sequence TTGAGTCTCGAAGACCAAGACAGGCGAGCGGAACAGGAGCGAGTGGAGCGAGTTGTCGGCGAAATTGCCCGCAGAGTCTCATACCTGCAGCAGCATGTCAGCGACATACAAGCCGACATCGTGCAGATCCGCCGAAATTTCTGGGACGATGTCACGGTGAACTTCGACGATGACATCGAAGCGGCCGAGACCTATGCCAGCATCAAGCAGCAGGCGGAGGTGCTTTCGGAGCGGGAGCGGGTGCACAGGCATGCCCATAACCAGCTGAAAACCTTGAAGCGCCTGCAAAAATCACCGTATTTTGGACGGATTGACTTTCGCGCGGAAGGGGAGGGGGAGGCTGAACAGATTTATCTCGGGATCGGCTCCTTTCTGGACGAAAAAGAGGAGGAATTCCTCGTCTACGACTGGCGCGCACCTGTCTCCAGCCTCTACTATGACTATTCGCCCGGACCTGCCGCTTACGAGACGCCAAGCGGCACGATTCAGGGGACGATGGAACTGAAGCGGCAATTCATCATTCGGGACGGAGAGCTGCTCTCCCTGTTTGACACCGGAGTGACGATCGGTGACGAGCTGCTGCAGCAGGTGCTCGGGAAGCAGGCGGACGGTCAGATGAAGAGCATCGTGGCCACCATCCAGAAGGAGCAGAACCGGATCATCCGCGATGTAAGGAAGCGGCTTCTAATCGTGCAGGGAGCAGCCGGCAGCGGCAAAACTTCGGCGGCGCTGCAACGGGTGGCCTACCTGCTCTACCGCTATCGGGGAACACTCCAGTCCGAACAGATCGTGCTGTTTTCGCCCAATCCCATGTTCAACAGTTATATCTCCACGGTTCTTCCCGAGCTGGGCGAAGAAAACATGCAGCAGACAACCTATCAGGAATACGTGCAACACCGCCTGGGTGATCGTTTCCAGGTAGAAGATCGGTTTGCCCAGATGGAGTATATCTACACCGCGGCGAAGGAGCCGGGCTATGAGGCGCGGGCGGCGGGAATCCGCTACAAGGCAAGCACAGCATGGCTGCGGGTGATTGACGCTTACCTCGAATCCCTTCGCGAGCATGGCATGTGTTTTCGCGATCTGAAGTTTCGCGGCAGGACCCTGATCTCGGCGCAGGCGATAGCGCAACGCTTTTACGAGATGGATGCCTCTCTGCGCATACCGAACCGCATCAGGCTGCTGGCCGAATGGCTGCTGGGAGAACTGAAACAGCTGGCGAAAAAAGAAATCTCTCGCCCGTGGGTGGATGAAGCCATCGAATTATTGGACCGCGACGACTACCAGCGGGTCTATCAACAACTGCGAAGCAAAAAGCAATTCACCGGGGAGACATTCAACGATTTCGACCGGGAGCGGGAAATGCTGGCGCTGCGGGTCGTTCAGGAGCATTTTGCGCCGCTGCGCAAGCGGGTAAAGCGGCATGCTTTTGTCGATCACACGGCGTTGTACAGACAGCTTTTTGAAGACCCGGAGAGGGTCCGCGGCTATATGGGATCCGAGGAGCTGCCGGCGGAGTGGGCGGAGATTTGCAGGCAAACCTTGGAGAGCCTCAGTCGCATGGAACTGCGCTGGGAGGATGCCACTCCCTTTCTCTATCTCCGCGAACGCGTGGAGGGCTTTCAGACTCATACGGCGATCCGCCATGTCTTTATCGACGAGGCTCAGGATTACTCGCCGTTTCAATTTGCTTTTCTCAAACGGCTGTTTCCGCATGCCCGTCTGACTGTGCTGGGCGATTTGAATCAAGCCATCTATGCCCATGCGACCGGCGGGGATGATTTTGCAGAGCTGGCCGCCCTATACGGAGAAGAAGAGACCGAGAAAATTATCCTGACGCGCAGCTATCGCTCGACCAGACCGATCGTTCTCTTTACGAGCGGAATGATTCCGGGCGGCGACGAGATCGAGCCCTTTAACCGCGACGGCAAGAAACCGACCGTGACCCGGGCCCGCGATAGGGCCGATCTGATCGCGCGGATTTCCGAAAGAATCGGAGAGCTTCAGTCCGAGGGCCATCGGACCATCGCCGTGATTTGCAAAACAGCAGAGGAAAGCCGGGAAGCCTATGAGGCTCTGAGGCAGACAGTCGCCCTCCGCTTGATCGACACGGAGACGGTTTCCTTTGAAGAGGGCGTGCACGTCATTCCCGCCTACCTGGCCAAGGGCGTCGAATTCGACGGCGTCATCCTGTACGATGCTTCGCGCGAACAGTACGGCCGGGAACAGGAGCGAAAGCTGTTCTACACCGCGTGCACCCGGGCGATGCATGAGCTGCATCTTTACTACCGCGGCGAAATGACTCCGTTTGTGGCAGCGCTCCAGGCGGAATTGTATGAGGATGTGCAGGGATGA
- a CDS encoding NUDIX hydrolase, with the protein MKRVDVAYTLLYDEPKNQVLLVYNRRGDWSLPGGGVEQGETLAEAAVREMKEETGYEVEVTRIIAVNEAFLRGEHVHFFTFHGRIVHAPDVIPADAAILDVKWVDVEEADRLLPYYPEGVSGLIRAPGAAYVWQGRSD; encoded by the coding sequence ATGAAACGAGTAGATGTCGCCTATACGCTGCTATACGATGAGCCCAAAAACCAGGTCTTGCTCGTCTACAACCGAAGAGGCGACTGGAGCCTTCCCGGCGGAGGGGTGGAGCAGGGGGAGACTTTGGCGGAAGCGGCGGTCCGCGAGATGAAGGAAGAGACCGGCTATGAAGTCGAGGTGACGCGGATCATCGCCGTCAACGAGGCATTCCTCCGCGGAGAGCATGTTCATTTTTTCACCTTTCACGGCAGGATCGTACATGCGCCGGACGTCATCCCGGCGGATGCAGCCATCCTCGATGTCAAGTGGGTCGATGTAGAAGAAGCAGACCGTTTGCTGCCCTATTATCCGGAGGGAGTCTCCGGCTTGATTCGTGCTCCCGGAGCGGCGTATGTCTGGCAGGGAAGAAGCGACTAG
- a CDS encoding RtcB family protein: MYQTIENVRVWGTPLENAVSQAITCAQHGQVVQVLLMADHHKGYSQPVGGVVVYDGQISPSGVGYDTRKGATPSAPGQLGFIGGSMGDYSVIVRGKDSQENKEAFYSTVHGAGRIMSRTEAAGRMNWKTKRRSGGKISMEQMRHAIREFGVVLRGAGVDESPFVYKKLSEVLKAHEETLEILHVLKPIGVCMAGADEFDPYKD, encoded by the coding sequence TTGTATCAAACCATCGAAAACGTAAGAGTTTGGGGAACGCCCCTGGAGAATGCCGTCTCGCAGGCAATCACCTGTGCCCAGCATGGCCAGGTCGTGCAAGTCCTGCTGATGGCCGATCATCATAAAGGGTATTCGCAGCCGGTGGGGGGCGTCGTGGTCTATGACGGCCAGATTTCTCCTTCGGGCGTCGGCTACGACACCCGAAAAGGGGCGACGCCGTCCGCGCCGGGTCAGCTCGGATTTATCGGCGGCAGCATGGGCGACTATTCGGTGATCGTCCGGGGAAAAGACTCGCAGGAAAACAAAGAAGCCTTTTACAGCACCGTTCACGGCGCCGGGCGCATCATGAGCCGGACAGAAGCGGCGGGCCGGATGAATTGGAAAACAAAGCGGCGCAGCGGCGGCAAAATCTCGATGGAGCAGATGAGACATGCCATTCGCGAGTTTGGCGTGGTGCTGCGGGGAGCGGGGGTGGACGAGAGCCCCTTTGTGTACAAAAAGCTCTCCGAAGTGCTGAAGGCTCATGAGGAGACGCTGGAGATCCTGCATGTCTTGAAGCCGATCGGCGTCTGCATGGCGGGAGCGGATGAATTTGATCCGTATAAGGATTGA
- a CDS encoding histidine phosphatase family protein: MQRLFWQKGRQKRENRAAAVLDRILASGEENVLIVGHGAFMMFMRKELLKRGFRGPALHRPVHGQLYVYER, encoded by the coding sequence ATGCAGAGGCTATTCTGGCAGAAAGGACGACAGAAACGTGAAAATCGGGCAGCCGCCGTGCTGGATCGCATCCTCGCAAGCGGAGAGGAGAACGTCTTGATCGTCGGCCATGGGGCCTTTATGATGTTCATGCGAAAGGAGCTGCTCAAAAGAGGCTTCCGCGGCCCCGCGCTCCATCGTCCCGTCCATGGGCAGCTGTATGTGTATGAGAGATAG
- a CDS encoding TIGR01777 family oxidoreductase yields the protein MKKKIILAGGSGFLGEALASFLAEKGHEVVILTRRSSRTGENRAQVRSVRWDAASLGEWTSELEGSGALVNFTGKSVNCIYTKKNRDEIIRSRLDSVHVLAEAIRSCSNPPGVFVQAGSLAIYGDTRQLCDENAPHGEGFSVEVCQLWEKAFFDAELPKTRKVLLRIGFALGKNGGALEPLMNLAKYNLGGTVGSGRQYISWLHIDDLNAMIMAAIENEQLQGVYNATGPAPVTNKEFMKTLRTVMNKGWAPPAPAPLVWLGAYLFMRTEPSLALTGRNCVPKRLQEAGFSFRFTDLEEALRDLIESR from the coding sequence ATGAAAAAAAAGATCATTCTAGCAGGCGGCTCCGGCTTTTTGGGCGAAGCGCTGGCGTCTTTTCTGGCGGAAAAAGGGCATGAGGTGGTCATCCTGACCCGCCGTTCTTCCCGGACTGGTGAGAACCGTGCCCAGGTTCGCTCCGTGCGCTGGGATGCAGCTTCACTGGGAGAGTGGACATCTGAGCTGGAAGGCAGCGGGGCGCTGGTCAATTTTACGGGAAAAAGCGTCAACTGCATCTATACCAAAAAGAACCGGGACGAGATCATCCGCTCCCGCCTCGATTCGGTCCATGTTCTGGCCGAGGCGATCCGGTCTTGTTCCAACCCGCCCGGCGTGTTCGTACAAGCCGGCTCTCTCGCCATTTACGGCGATACGCGGCAGCTCTGCGATGAAAACGCGCCACACGGTGAAGGCTTCTCCGTCGAGGTCTGCCAGCTCTGGGAAAAGGCCTTTTTTGACGCAGAGCTGCCAAAGACGCGCAAGGTCCTCTTGCGGATCGGTTTTGCGCTGGGCAAAAACGGCGGGGCCCTGGAGCCGCTGATGAACCTCGCCAAGTACAATTTGGGAGGAACGGTCGGATCTGGCCGGCAGTATATCAGCTGGCTGCATATTGATGATTTGAATGCGATGATCATGGCCGCGATCGAGAACGAACAGCTGCAAGGCGTCTATAACGCCACGGGCCCCGCTCCCGTCACGAACAAGGAATTTATGAAAACCCTGCGCACTGTGATGAACAAAGGCTGGGCTCCGCCTGCTCCCGCTCCTCTCGTCTGGCTCGGGGCCTACCTGTTTATGAGAACAGAGCCGAGCCTCGCGCTGACCGGCCGAAACTGTGTGCCGAAACGGCTGCAAGAGGCCGGCTTTTCCTTCCGGTTCACAGATTTGGAGGAAGCGCTGCGCGATCTGATCGAAAGCCGCTGA
- a CDS encoding DUF2243 domain-containing protein, with amino-acid sequence MNKTVLGAFFFGIGMIGMLDGIVFHQILKWHSVHMHTDHFHQIMSDGYFHLLVTVIIFVAGILLWRGDAHEPSSRFWGSFLLGAGTFHLVEGIINHHLLQIHHVKPGPAQVGYDLAYDAFALLLIAAGWLLYRRKRSG; translated from the coding sequence TTGAACAAGACCGTGCTGGGCGCCTTTTTCTTCGGGATCGGCATGATCGGGATGCTGGATGGCATCGTCTTTCATCAGATCCTGAAGTGGCACAGCGTACATATGCACACGGACCACTTTCACCAGATCATGAGCGATGGATACTTTCATCTTCTCGTCACGGTGATCATTTTCGTCGCCGGCATTTTGCTGTGGAGAGGCGACGCGCATGAACCGTCGAGCCGTTTTTGGGGCAGCTTTCTCTTGGGAGCCGGCACCTTTCATCTGGTGGAGGGGATCATCAACCACCATCTCTTGCAAATCCATCACGTCAAGCCCGGACCGGCACAAGTCGGGTATGATTTGGCGTATGACGCTTTTGCTTTGCTGTTGATCGCGGCGGGCTGGCTCCTCTATCGGCGAAAAAGATCAGGTTAA
- a CDS encoding bifunctional transcriptional activator/DNA repair enzyme AdaA: MWQAVISNDAAYDGRFLYAVRTTRIFCRPSCKSRPPNKANVGYFPTAGHALAARYRPCKRCKPTGLRLPDEEWVALVTEYIDSHYPEALSLGLLAEISHGSPYHLHRTFKRVTGITPVAYIQQKRIEHAKEQLAATTKSVAEVGKSAGMPNTSYFITLFKKKTGFTPADYRVAIQKDKEGSEYAKPCEFPDLLDSADA; this comes from the coding sequence ATGTGGCAGGCTGTCATCAGCAATGACGCTGCCTATGACGGCCGATTCCTTTACGCCGTGCGGACGACGCGGATTTTTTGCCGTCCCTCCTGCAAGTCCAGACCGCCCAACAAAGCCAATGTCGGCTATTTTCCCACAGCCGGCCATGCGCTGGCGGCCAGGTATCGCCCCTGCAAGCGCTGCAAGCCGACGGGGCTGCGGCTGCCGGATGAAGAGTGGGTGGCTTTGGTGACGGAATATATCGACAGTCATTACCCGGAGGCACTATCGCTCGGCCTGCTCGCGGAAATCAGCCACGGCAGTCCGTATCACCTCCATCGGACGTTCAAGCGCGTCACGGGCATCACTCCGGTGGCCTACATTCAGCAAAAACGGATCGAACACGCCAAGGAGCAGCTTGCGGCAACGACGAAATCCGTCGCGGAGGTCGGCAAAAGCGCAGGCATGCCCAATACATCCTATTTTATCACTCTGTTTAAAAAGAAGACCGGCTTCACGCCGGCAGACTATCGAGTAGCGATCCAAAAAGACAAGGAGGGATCGGAATATGCGAAACCATGCGAATTCCCCGATCTATTGGACAGTGCTGACGCATGA
- a CDS encoding methylated-DNA--[protein]-cysteine S-methyltransferase, with product MRNHANSPIYWTVLTHEEWTIHLAATENGLCYVGSPNRPFAEMEAWAAARFAGCTWVRDDEKLRPYAAELLQYLQGERKSFTLPLDHRGTPFQAAVWAALCRIPYGQTTSYSAIAKEIQKPAASRAVGAAIGANPLLILVPCHRVIGKDGKLTGYRGGLAVKTKLLQMERNP from the coding sequence ATGCGAAACCATGCGAATTCCCCGATCTATTGGACAGTGCTGACGCATGAAGAGTGGACAATCCATCTGGCCGCGACGGAAAACGGCCTGTGCTATGTAGGGTCGCCCAACCGGCCGTTTGCGGAGATGGAGGCCTGGGCAGCCGCCCGGTTTGCAGGCTGCACATGGGTTCGAGATGATGAAAAGCTGCGTCCCTACGCCGCAGAGCTGCTCCAGTATCTGCAGGGAGAGCGAAAAAGCTTTACGCTGCCGCTCGATCACCGCGGCACGCCCTTTCAGGCGGCTGTCTGGGCCGCGCTGTGCCGCATACCCTACGGACAGACCACCTCGTACTCGGCGATTGCCAAAGAAATCCAGAAGCCTGCGGCCTCTCGCGCGGTCGGCGCCGCCATCGGCGCAAATCCTCTGCTGATTCTAGTTCCCTGCCATCGCGTCATCGGGAAAGATGGAAAGCTGACAGGCTATCGAGGCGGACTGGCAGTGAAAACAAAGCTGCTGCAAATGGAGCGAAATCCATGA
- a CDS encoding SPL family radical SAM protein: protein MKTTYQNKYPKSLLNKGTGYLSGYSHSLNPYTGCSFGCSYCYVRQMPVSLFRGAEWGSWVDIKREAAVLFEKELRRAKAKGPVTIFMSSSTDPYQPIEQKEQITRSLLEVMVSDPPDFLWVQTRSPLAARDIDLFQRLGDKVRISMTVETDRDEIRKHFTPAAPPIAARLKTLRLLAEADVPAQATIAPLLPSSEAFADILRPLVKRVCLDDYFMGDGSGGKRTRQLGIEQLYKQIGLEEWYQPDAFRMVYERLRAVFSEEELFLSQKGFEP, encoded by the coding sequence ATGAAAACAACGTATCAAAACAAATACCCAAAGTCCCTCTTGAATAAAGGAACCGGCTACCTCTCCGGCTACAGCCATTCGCTCAATCCGTACACCGGCTGTTCCTTTGGCTGTTCGTACTGCTATGTGCGGCAGATGCCGGTCTCGCTCTTTCGGGGAGCGGAGTGGGGATCGTGGGTGGACATCAAACGGGAGGCCGCTGTCCTTTTCGAAAAGGAGCTGCGCAGAGCCAAGGCCAAAGGACCTGTCACCATCTTTATGTCCTCCAGCACCGATCCGTATCAGCCCATCGAGCAGAAAGAACAGATCACCCGCTCTCTGCTGGAGGTAATGGTCAGCGATCCGCCCGATTTTTTATGGGTGCAGACCCGAAGCCCTCTCGCAGCGCGCGACATCGACCTGTTTCAGCGCCTCGGGGACAAGGTCCGCATCAGCATGACCGTAGAAACGGACCGCGACGAGATTCGCAAGCATTTTACCCCGGCTGCCCCGCCGATCGCCGCCCGCCTGAAGACGCTGAGGCTGCTGGCCGAGGCCGACGTACCCGCGCAGGCCACCATCGCCCCGCTCCTGCCGAGCAGCGAAGCCTTTGCCGACATCCTCCGGCCACTGGTCAAGCGCGTCTGTCTTGACGACTATTTCATGGGAGACGGCAGCGGCGGAAAACGGACGCGGCAGTTGGGGATAGAACAGCTGTACAAGCAGATCGGACTGGAAGAATGGTATCAGCCGGATGCCTTCCGGATGGTGTACGAGCGGTTGAGAGCGGTGTTTTCCGAGGAGGAGCTGTTTCTCAGTCAAAAGGGATTCGAACCTTAG